In Akkermansia muciniphila ATCC BAA-835, the genomic stretch TTCCCCGGAAGACCTTCTCACAGACAAACCAACCATAGAAAACAAATGAAGACCTATACTCTCCCCGTCATCGGCCTCATGACTCTCGGAGCCTCCGCCTTTGCCGCTGCCGCGCCCTCTACCGGAAACTCCCTGCCGGCCCGCGACAACTTTTCCGCCTGCAAATGGCTCGGCGACCGTTTCAAGTGGTTCAACTCGGAACGGGACCACAAAAATCCCTACATCCAGGAATTCAACGTTTCCCTCCGCATGCAGTACGGCCTGGACTGGATTGACCCGAACGGCGAAGGCCGCGTCATGGGTGAAAAGGAAGGCAACGGTCGCCGCTTCAATGATGAATGGCGCCGCTTCCGCGCCGGGTTCAACATGAAGTTTCTGAACAACTTCAAGATCAACAACGTCTGGAACATCGGCGGCATGGACGGCCTGGAAAGCTACAATGCGAAAACCAACACATGGGACACCTCCGACCTGACCTACTCCCTTTACGAACTGAATCTGGAATACAAGGGAGGCCCCGTCACCTATGCCATCGGCAAAATAAAGCCGCGCATCACCGGGGAATACCGAACGTCCTCCTCCGCCATTCTGACTATCGAACGCTCCATGCTGGTCAACCAGCTCCGCCCGGAAACCAATTACGGATTCCAGGTGAACAATTCCGACAAAAAGGACAAGCTCGGCTGGGCCGCAGGCGTCTGGCTGAACGGTAACGGAGGCACCGGAACCGGCACGTTCAACAACCGCATTGAACCCGCTTTCAACTCCCGGGACAACTGCTTCATCACCGGCACGCTGAGCTATGACACGTCCAACGACGTTTTCCTGAAGAAAAGCCGTCTGTGGCTGGATTACGCCCACAATTTCACCAAGTGGGGGGACGACGCCCAAAACAAGGCGTATGAAAAACTGACCGGTTACGGCTTTAAATCCAAATACCAGGGTACCGGAGCCAGGGACGTGGTAGCCCTGACCTGGGAAGGTTCCGAGGGAGATTTCTCCCTGATGACCGAAGTCATGGCCGGCTTCAACGTCATCGGCATGAAAGCGGGGGCTGAAAACGTCTTCGGCGTAACCGTCATGCCGTCTTACAAGTTCACCCCCCACTGGGAAGGAGTGGTCCGCTACCAGATGGCGGCGGGCAGCAACGCCGTAAAATGGGAAAAACGCTATACGCAGAACTCCACTTATTCCGGAACTTCCGACTGCATGCAGGCCCTGTACTTGGGCGTCAACTACTACATTTTCGAATGCAGCCCGAACATGGCCAAGATCATGGCGGGCATCGAATACGCCCATTCCAACGGCACGGACGCCAGCCGGCAGAAAGGCTTTACCGGATGGAGCTACAACATCGCCTTCCGCACCAACTTCTAATTGCCGGACGGTATCATCCCGTCAACAGCTGGCCGCTTCTGTTCAGGGGCGGCCATTGTTAATGGTGTGACGCCCCGCATGGCAGTTCCCCCAAAAAACGGCGGCCGTCATTTCCGTAATGCCTTCCATATTCAAATACCTGGTCCTCAGCAAATCGGAAGAAGAATGCCCCATTTCCATCTGCAATACATGCAAATTCTTGAAATGCCTGGCAAAATAACTGGCAAACGTATGCCTTAACATATCCGCAGGCCACTTCTTTTCCTTCCCGTCCCACCCGGCCAACCGTCTCAGCTCCCTCCACTTCGCCGGCCAGTTGCGCGGGCATACGCTTCCCGACACAAATCCCATAGCAACCGCTCTTTCCAGCAGATTTCCCAAAACCGGCCGGATCGTCACGATGCGGGCTCCTCCCGTCTTGCTGTGGCGCGCCCTCAGGGAAACCATTCCCTCCCTTAAATTAATCTGTGCCCAATCCAGCCTTCTCACTTCTTCCGGGCGGATGCCGGCATACAGCATCAGCCCAACCGCAGCCAGGCACGCCCCTCCGTCATACTCTTCCGCCGCAGCCAGCAACCGGCGCATTTCTTCCAGGGACAGCACGGGAATGGAATGCTCCTTCAGCCTCGGCAGATCCACATACGCCACCGGGTTTTCCGTGCACCAGCCGCGTTTCACAGCCGTTCCGAAAATACCGCTGAGCACCAACCGGGCCTTATGCCTCTGCCTGAGGGTATCAAATGATTTTTCCAGGCAGGCGCGGCATTCCCGAGGCGTGATAAAGCGCACGGGCCGCCGGGCCATTTCCGGACAAAACCTCAACAACCGCCGGCTGATATAACGGAAATCATCCCTGGTTCTTTTCCTGCGATCTTGCCGGGCCTCCATGGCCTCATCCACGGCTTTCCTGAACGCCACGGTTTTTCCTCTGGCAACCAGGGCCTCCTCTCCCAGCCGGATGCATTCCCTTGCCCTCTTCCATCGGTTGCCGCGCCCCTTGCTGGCCTGCAGCAATTCATGCGCCAGCTGGGCGGCTTCCACCACATCCAGCCCTGTCTTTTTCAAAATGGCCAGCGCCGCATGATCCGTTGCTAAAATTTCCTCTTTCATTTCATCTATTTTGCAACGGTTTCGGAATCCGTAGTCAAGCAAAAATAGTCGTTTATTAATCAAAATGTTCGGCAATTCCATGGATGCCGTTTCACCGCCCCGTCATATCAGCAATTCCCTTCCAGACAGTTTGATGACAAAGAGGACACAGGAATTCCTATACGGATTCCGAATCCGCTATTGGCAAATGCAGGTCTTCTTCTTTGGGCATCCGCAGTCGCATGACGCTGCACGGAATCTCCCATCAAAAGAAGGCCTGCCAAAATAATTCCTTTGGCCTGTGTCTCAGGCAAGAGAATGAAACTGGCAGGGAAAACGGCTAGTTCAACGCCCATATGAACCTCATGATTATTGAAATGACGGAAACGCGCTGCCTCATTCTGGAAGAACTGCTCAACACCATTCAAAGCTGCGATCTTTAATCCGGAGTTCCCGGCTTGAACGGTTCGCAACCAAATCTTCCCCTCTACATCAACCCTGTTGCTGAATAGAGTTTATTCCATGAAAAAGTCGGAAAACTTTATGGACGTCTTTCATAATATTGTCCAGATCATCGGGAAATCCCTAGAAGGAGGGTATTCCCTGACGCTGGCGGAAGAAATCATCGTGTTCATCATGGCTGTCTCGCTGGCCGCCTTGATTTTATGCTTTGTGGCCTTTTGCAGGAAGACACTAAAGCCGAATGCTGAAAATATAGGCCTCCTGCTAATCGCCCCTTTGATGGGAACAGGTCTGATCGTGACCGTTTACGCCTACGTGACGGAAGGTTTTTTTGCAAGCATGACTCTGTTATGGATCTTCAGCGCCATTACTATCGGGATAGGAAAGGGTTCGGGACTCCTCCCAGAAGAGGACACTTTCGGCAGCGTCATTCAAGAAACGAGGGAAGAATGGAAGGCGGAAGATAAATATGCGGATGCGCTCGAAGGTAAAAGCATTGTATTCAAAGACGGCACCAGAGGCACTATCCGAGGTAACGACATGGAATCTTCCATGGAAAAGTGGGGATTTCGCCTTGGAGGGCTGGGAGTCGGCCTCGCCATAGGGGCCGCCATCATCGGCCCTATTGTCTGGATAGTATGCATTAAGCAGGCATTCCATGCCGGATGTATTGCTTTTAACCAAAAAACGGAATAATTCCTCTATTTTATGCTGAGCGTCTCTACACCGCCGGAAACCTGTCCTGAGGAAAACAACGGACATTCCCACAACACGCAGACCTATCCACATGGAGAAAGCTATGCAGGAGAATGCAAGAACGGCCTGCGCCACGGGAAAGGGATCTATTATTTTAGCGATGGTTCCTGGGTACAAGGGACATGGGAAAACGACAAGCTTTCCGGAAATGCCACCTTTTACCATGCTCAGCACCAGCGGACGGATCAGGGAACTTTTTGCGGAACAGCCAGAAAAGGCCGTGGAATGATGACATGGAAAGACGGCAATATCTACAAAGGTACGTGGAACGATACGGAAGAAGGGTTGCAGGGCAAAGGAATCATGCTCTCCCCTGAGGGGAAAAAAGAAGCAGGAAAATGGATAAACGGCTTATGGAAAAGACGCTTTTCTTATAAAAATTCATTTTACGACATCATCTATCCCATCCAAAAACATCCTGTTTCTTCCCTGATTTCCTTTTTCCTTATCATTACCCTGCTTATCCCTGGAATAACTATTGACGCAAAGTCGGAATTTTCAGATCCGTATATTATTTTTCTACTTACAGGCGATCTATTCCCGTCAGTAAAAAATGCCGCTTACGTCAATATGGCCTGCATCATATCAGGTTCCGCCCTTCTTATGCTCTCCGTGTGTAGCCCTGTTTTTAAACGAATTACTGGAATTCACCATAATCCTTTAACAGCCATATTTTTGTCATCCATTTTCATTGGCGGATCCATGGGATTTCTGCGTACCTCCTACCAAGGAGAGTTCTTTTACACCATGATATCCATTTTCAGTCTATATTTTCTCATTTTTATGGCGAAATGTTATTATCAGTCCGTAAGGTTCGAATTTGCTCTCATTGCAGGTATTCTGTTCTCATGGCTGTCCATGTTACTTTTCAGGAATTCCTATTATCTTTTTGAAAATATGTGCTGGCCTTATGCTCTTCCGCTGCTATCGGTGCTCGCCTGTTTTGCATGGGGCCGCATTAAATACGAGCAAAACGGATTTTTTCCCGCTCATAAATCATTTACGCTGGCCATAGCCGGCATTTCAATAAAT encodes the following:
- a CDS encoding tyrosine-type recombinase/integrase; protein product: MKEEILATDHAALAILKKTGLDVVEAAQLAHELLQASKGRGNRWKRARECIRLGEEALVARGKTVAFRKAVDEAMEARQDRRKRTRDDFRYISRRLLRFCPEMARRPVRFITPRECRACLEKSFDTLRQRHKARLVLSGIFGTAVKRGWCTENPVAYVDLPRLKEHSIPVLSLEEMRRLLAAAEEYDGGACLAAVGLMLYAGIRPEEVRRLDWAQINLREGMVSLRARHSKTGGARIVTIRPVLGNLLERAVAMGFVSGSVCPRNWPAKWRELRRLAGWDGKEKKWPADMLRHTFASYFARHFKNLHVLQMEMGHSSSDLLRTRYLNMEGITEMTAAVFWGNCHAGRHTINNGRP
- a CDS encoding MORN repeat-containing protein gives rise to the protein MLSVSTPPETCPEENNGHSHNTQTYPHGESYAGECKNGLRHGKGIYYFSDGSWVQGTWENDKLSGNATFYHAQHQRTDQGTFCGTARKGRGMMTWKDGNIYKGTWNDTEEGLQGKGIMLSPEGKKEAGKWINGLWKRRFSYKNSFYDIIYPIQKHPVSSLISFFLIITLLIPGITIDAKSEFSDPYIIFLLTGDLFPSVKNAAYVNMACIISGSALLMLSVCSPVFKRITGIHHNPLTAIFLSSIFIGGSMGFLRTSYQGEFFYTMISIFSLYFLIFMAKCYYQSVRFEFALIAGILFSWLSMLLFRNSYYLFENMCWPYALPLLSVLACFAWGRIKYEQNGFFPAHKSFTLAIAGISINYIILHPWLDTNKILSHWNSIFSSIN
- a CDS encoding porin; amino-acid sequence: MKTYTLPVIGLMTLGASAFAAAAPSTGNSLPARDNFSACKWLGDRFKWFNSERDHKNPYIQEFNVSLRMQYGLDWIDPNGEGRVMGEKEGNGRRFNDEWRRFRAGFNMKFLNNFKINNVWNIGGMDGLESYNAKTNTWDTSDLTYSLYELNLEYKGGPVTYAIGKIKPRITGEYRTSSSAILTIERSMLVNQLRPETNYGFQVNNSDKKDKLGWAAGVWLNGNGGTGTGTFNNRIEPAFNSRDNCFITGTLSYDTSNDVFLKKSRLWLDYAHNFTKWGDDAQNKAYEKLTGYGFKSKYQGTGARDVVALTWEGSEGDFSLMTEVMAGFNVIGMKAGAENVFGVTVMPSYKFTPHWEGVVRYQMAAGSNAVKWEKRYTQNSTYSGTSDCMQALYLGVNYYIFECSPNMAKIMAGIEYAHSNGTDASRQKGFTGWSYNIAFRTNF